From the genome of Vicia villosa cultivar HV-30 ecotype Madison, WI linkage group LG2, Vvil1.0, whole genome shotgun sequence, one region includes:
- the LOC131651789 gene encoding heat shock factor protein HSF8 isoform X2 — MSGIYTLLCKGFRKVDPDRWEFANEGFLRGQKHLLKSITRRKPAHGNNHQPAQQPPGQSSSVGACVEVGKFGLEEEVERLKRDKNVLMQELVRLRQQQQTTDNQLQTMVQRLQGMEQRQQQMMSFLAKAVQSPGFFAQFVQQQNDSNRRITEVNKKRRLKQEGIAETTERAAPADGQIIKYQPQMNETAKAMLRKIMKWDTPRVESFNKNPDNYLIGDGTSPSNAMDSSSSSNWNSGVTLQEVPPSSVQSSHIPAATGAQRHVPSADVPQAAASENVMLDGAHTAPTIPNSQADVIMPDISSIPEIVPRSILDIPEDNYMAPETDDGFMDPTSLGSFPIDFEALSPGADIDELLNNPSIWEDLLQTPLPEDLENNVDEISRGNELQPTENGWENTQRLDQLTEQMGLLSSESKRL, encoded by the exons ATGTCAGGCATATATACACTATTATGTAAG GGTTTCCGGAAGGTCGACCCAGATCGCTGGGAATTCGCAAATGAGGGTTTTTTGAGGGGTCAAAAACACTTGCTTAAGAGTATAACTCGACGAAAACCTGCCCATGGCAATAATCATCAACCTGCTCAACAACCACCTGGACAGAGTTCATCAGTAGGGGCATGTGTAGAAGTCGGGAAATTTGGACTTGAGGAAGAGGTTGAGCGGCTGAAAAGAGACAAGAATGTTCTGATGCAAGAGCTTGTGAGGTTGAGACAGCAGCAACAAACCACTGATAACCAGCTGCAAACAATGGTTCAACGCCTTCAGGGAATGGAGCAACGGCAACAGCAAATGATGTCATTCCTTGCCAAAGCTGTCCAAAGTCCTGGCTTCTTTGCTCAGTTTGTGCAACAGCAAAATGACAGCAATAGGCGCATAACCGAAGTCAACAAAAAGCGTAGGCTCAAACAGGAAGGTATTGCTGAAACAACAGAACGAGCTGCCCCTGCTGATGGACAAATTATTAAATATCAACCTCAGATGAATGAAACAGCAAAAGCAATGCTAAGAAAGATCATGAAATGGGATACTCCTCGTGTAGAATCTTTCAATAAAAATCCTGATAATTACTTGATTGGTGACGGTACATCCCCATCCAATGCAATGGACAGTAGTAGCTCTTCAAACTGGAATTCCGGAGTAACTCTTCAAGAAGTTCCTCCATCTTCAGTGCAGTCTTCTCACATTCCAGCTGCAACAGGAGCTCAACGACACGTGCCTTCGGCAGATGTACCTCAAGCTGCAGCATCTGAAAATGTCATGTTGGATGGAGCACATACAGCACCGACTATCCCGAATTCTCAAGCAGATGTTATCATGCCTGATATATCTTCTATACCAGAGATTGTGCCAAGAAGTATTCTCGATATTCCCGAAGACAATTATATGGCTCCTGAGACAGATGATGGATTTATGGATCCAACTTCACTTGGGTCATTTCCCATTGATTTTGAAGCTCTTTCACCCGGTGCAGACATTGATGAATTGTTAAACAATCCTTCTATTTGGGAGGATCTTCTGCAAACTCCACTTCCAGAGGATCTTGAGAACAACGTTGACGAAATATCCAGAGGGAATGAGCTGCAGCCAACAGAAAATGGATGGGAAAATACTCAACGTCTGGATCAACTAACAGAGCAGATGGGTCTTCTTTCTTCTGAGTCCAAAAGATTATAA
- the LOC131651790 gene encoding protein SAMBA isoform X2 produces MNSSSPAHSSISTTAVVGGGVGGISNATASVDDFHFPYDHISTEERKDEAMLVLKSDLMAALDKEVKSLDEDNWKFEGPRSRIHRASHRGGHLHRPSEISNNWSLNPPK; encoded by the exons ATGAATAGTTCATCCCCGGCTCATTCATCGATTTCCACCACGGCGGTCGTCGGCGGCGGCGTCGGAGGTATTAGCAACGCCACCGCTTCTGTTGATGATTTTCATTTTCCTTATGATCATATCTCAACGGAAGAGCGAAAAGATGAGGCCATGCTAG TGCTTAAATCGGATCTTATGGCTGCACTTGACAAGGAGGTTAAATCCTTGGATGAAGATAACTGGAAGTTTGAAGGACCTCGTTCTCGAATCCACCGTGCATCACATCGAG GTGGTCATCTCCATAGGCCCtcagaaatttcaaataattGGAGTTTAAACCCACCGAAATAG
- the LOC131651789 gene encoding heat shock factor protein HSF8 isoform X1, with translation MDGASGVTGGGEASAQLPAPTPMQNSNSPPPFLSKTYDMVDDPSTDAIVSWSATNNSFVVWDPPEFARDLLPKYFKHNNFSSFVRQLNTYGFRKVDPDRWEFANEGFLRGQKHLLKSITRRKPAHGNNHQPAQQPPGQSSSVGACVEVGKFGLEEEVERLKRDKNVLMQELVRLRQQQQTTDNQLQTMVQRLQGMEQRQQQMMSFLAKAVQSPGFFAQFVQQQNDSNRRITEVNKKRRLKQEGIAETTERAAPADGQIIKYQPQMNETAKAMLRKIMKWDTPRVESFNKNPDNYLIGDGTSPSNAMDSSSSSNWNSGVTLQEVPPSSVQSSHIPAATGAQRHVPSADVPQAAASENVMLDGAHTAPTIPNSQADVIMPDISSIPEIVPRSILDIPEDNYMAPETDDGFMDPTSLGSFPIDFEALSPGADIDELLNNPSIWEDLLQTPLPEDLENNVDEISRGNELQPTENGWENTQRLDQLTEQMGLLSSESKRL, from the exons ATGGACGGAGCCAGCGGCGTCACTGGCGGCGGAGAAGCCTCTGCCCAATTACCGGCGCCGACACCGATGCAAAACTCTAACTCGCCGCCTCCGTTCTTGAGTAAGACGTATGACATGGTGGACGACCCTTCGACTGACGCGATAGTTTCATGGAGCGCAACGAACAACAGTTTTGTCGTTTGGGACCCACCGGAATTCGCTCGGGACCTTTTGCCCAAGTACTTCAAACACAACAACTTCTCAAGCTTTGTGAGACAGTTGAATACATAT GGTTTCCGGAAGGTCGACCCAGATCGCTGGGAATTCGCAAATGAGGGTTTTTTGAGGGGTCAAAAACACTTGCTTAAGAGTATAACTCGACGAAAACCTGCCCATGGCAATAATCATCAACCTGCTCAACAACCACCTGGACAGAGTTCATCAGTAGGGGCATGTGTAGAAGTCGGGAAATTTGGACTTGAGGAAGAGGTTGAGCGGCTGAAAAGAGACAAGAATGTTCTGATGCAAGAGCTTGTGAGGTTGAGACAGCAGCAACAAACCACTGATAACCAGCTGCAAACAATGGTTCAACGCCTTCAGGGAATGGAGCAACGGCAACAGCAAATGATGTCATTCCTTGCCAAAGCTGTCCAAAGTCCTGGCTTCTTTGCTCAGTTTGTGCAACAGCAAAATGACAGCAATAGGCGCATAACCGAAGTCAACAAAAAGCGTAGGCTCAAACAGGAAGGTATTGCTGAAACAACAGAACGAGCTGCCCCTGCTGATGGACAAATTATTAAATATCAACCTCAGATGAATGAAACAGCAAAAGCAATGCTAAGAAAGATCATGAAATGGGATACTCCTCGTGTAGAATCTTTCAATAAAAATCCTGATAATTACTTGATTGGTGACGGTACATCCCCATCCAATGCAATGGACAGTAGTAGCTCTTCAAACTGGAATTCCGGAGTAACTCTTCAAGAAGTTCCTCCATCTTCAGTGCAGTCTTCTCACATTCCAGCTGCAACAGGAGCTCAACGACACGTGCCTTCGGCAGATGTACCTCAAGCTGCAGCATCTGAAAATGTCATGTTGGATGGAGCACATACAGCACCGACTATCCCGAATTCTCAAGCAGATGTTATCATGCCTGATATATCTTCTATACCAGAGATTGTGCCAAGAAGTATTCTCGATATTCCCGAAGACAATTATATGGCTCCTGAGACAGATGATGGATTTATGGATCCAACTTCACTTGGGTCATTTCCCATTGATTTTGAAGCTCTTTCACCCGGTGCAGACATTGATGAATTGTTAAACAATCCTTCTATTTGGGAGGATCTTCTGCAAACTCCACTTCCAGAGGATCTTGAGAACAACGTTGACGAAATATCCAGAGGGAATGAGCTGCAGCCAACAGAAAATGGATGGGAAAATACTCAACGTCTGGATCAACTAACAGAGCAGATGGGTCTTCTTTCTTCTGAGTCCAAAAGATTATAA
- the LOC131651790 gene encoding protein SAMBA isoform X1, with protein sequence MNSSSPAHSSISTTAVVGGGVGGISNATASVDDFHFPYDHISTEERKDEAMLVLKSDLMAALDKEVKSLDEDNWKFEGPRSRIHRASHRGGGHLHRPSEISNNWSLNPPK encoded by the exons ATGAATAGTTCATCCCCGGCTCATTCATCGATTTCCACCACGGCGGTCGTCGGCGGCGGCGTCGGAGGTATTAGCAACGCCACCGCTTCTGTTGATGATTTTCATTTTCCTTATGATCATATCTCAACGGAAGAGCGAAAAGATGAGGCCATGCTAG TGCTTAAATCGGATCTTATGGCTGCACTTGACAAGGAGGTTAAATCCTTGGATGAAGATAACTGGAAGTTTGAAGGACCTCGTTCTCGAATCCACCGTGCATCACATCGAGGCG GTGGTCATCTCCATAGGCCCtcagaaatttcaaataattGGAGTTTAAACCCACCGAAATAG